The following are encoded together in the Thermoanaerobaculia bacterium genome:
- a CDS encoding sigma-54-dependent Fis family transcriptional regulator — translation MCAAAKASILVVDDEASIRESLRMVLEFEGYRVEEARNGLEALQKVRERPPQAILLDLRMPEMDGAETLRALRERGYDMPVLVVSGHADVATAVEMTRRGAFDFFEKPLQSDRLLISVRNAVEAQRLADGKDGAAVGGDSSRLVGTSPAMQRLRETIELAAPTAATVLVTGESGTGKELVARSIHDSSSRRGQAFVQVNCAAIPEELIESELFGHEKGSFTGAVRRQTGKFVAADGGTIFLDEVGDMSARTQAKVLRVLESGDVEPIGADKVVRVNVRVVAATNRVLEEDIRSGRFREDLFYRLNVVPIRTPPLRERLEDVPLLVEHFTRRFCEANNYRRKRITTEAMEVLQMLPFKGNVRELRNLVERLLILTPGDVIGREAVTAAAGSARVELGQSFRGLKTLREFRDQAEKLFLVQKLGDHQWNVTQTALAIDTPRSNLYKKMEQYEIRRSEPPVAAGDDE, via the coding sequence ATGTGCGCAGCTGCGAAAGCCTCGATTCTCGTGGTGGATGACGAGGCCTCGATCCGCGAGAGCCTGCGGATGGTGCTCGAATTCGAGGGCTATCGCGTCGAGGAGGCCAGGAACGGGCTCGAAGCGCTGCAGAAGGTCCGCGAGCGCCCGCCGCAAGCCATTCTTCTCGACCTCCGGATGCCCGAGATGGACGGCGCCGAGACGCTGCGGGCTCTGCGGGAGCGCGGGTACGACATGCCGGTGCTGGTCGTTTCCGGCCACGCCGACGTCGCCACCGCCGTCGAGATGACCCGCCGCGGCGCCTTCGACTTCTTCGAGAAGCCGCTGCAGAGCGACCGTCTGCTGATCTCGGTCCGCAACGCCGTCGAGGCGCAGCGACTTGCGGACGGCAAGGACGGCGCCGCGGTCGGCGGCGACAGCTCGCGCCTGGTCGGTACGTCGCCCGCCATGCAGCGGCTGCGCGAGACGATCGAGCTGGCGGCGCCGACCGCCGCCACGGTGCTGGTCACCGGGGAAAGCGGCACAGGAAAGGAGCTGGTGGCGCGGTCGATCCACGACTCGAGCTCACGCCGCGGGCAGGCCTTCGTGCAGGTGAACTGCGCGGCGATTCCGGAGGAGTTGATCGAATCGGAGCTCTTCGGACACGAGAAGGGAAGCTTCACCGGCGCGGTCCGCCGGCAGACGGGGAAGTTCGTCGCGGCGGACGGCGGCACGATCTTTCTCGACGAGGTCGGCGACATGTCGGCGCGGACGCAGGCGAAGGTCCTGCGGGTGCTCGAGAGCGGCGACGTCGAGCCGATCGGCGCCGACAAGGTCGTGCGGGTGAACGTCCGGGTCGTCGCAGCGACGAACCGCGTCCTCGAGGAGGACATCCGGTCCGGACGATTCCGCGAGGACCTGTTCTACCGCCTGAACGTCGTCCCCATCCGCACGCCGCCGCTGCGCGAACGGCTGGAGGACGTGCCGCTCCTGGTCGAACACTTCACGCGGCGCTTCTGCGAGGCGAACAACTACCGCCGCAAGCGCATCACCACGGAGGCGATGGAGGTGCTTCAGATGCTGCCCTTCAAAGGCAACGTGCGCGAGCTTCGCAACCTCGTCGAGCGCCTCCTGATCCTGACTCCGGGCGATGTGATCGGACGCGAGGCCGTGACCGCCGCCGCCGGAAGCGCGCGCGTCGAGCTCGGGCAGTCGTTCCGGGGCCTGAAGACGCTGCGCGAGTTCCGCGACCAGGCGGAGAAGCTCTTTCTCGTGCAGAAACTCGGCGACCACCAGTGGAACGTGACTCAGACCGCGCTCGCCATCGATACCCCACGCAGCAATCTCTACAAGAAGATGGAGCAGTATGAGATCCGACGAAGCGAGCCCCCCGTTGCAGCAGGCGATGACGAATAA
- a CDS encoding acyl-CoA dehydrogenase, protein MEIELNEEQVMLRDTVRRFAAEVVAPRAREIDASGEFPIAYYHQAGELGLAGVCVPEEFGGAGMDMVSYCVAIEEISRVCASSGVILSVNNSLVCDPLMRYATDEQKREFLTPLAAGKKLGCFALTEPEAGSDAAALKTTAKRDGEDYILNGSKVFITNGTHADTALVFATVDPALKHRGITAFIVEMDSPGFSRGHHEYKLGVQASGTTQLYFDNLRVPARQRLADEGKGFGVAMSTLDGGRIGIAAQAVGIAQGAFEAALKYAKEREQFGHPIADFQAIQFYLADMAMELDAARLLVYKAAWAKENTKRCTLEAAQAKLFASEMAQRVTNKALQIHGGYGYTRDYDVERFFRDARITEIYEGTSEIQKLVIADSILKGG, encoded by the coding sequence ATGGAAATCGAGCTCAACGAAGAGCAGGTGATGTTGCGCGACACGGTACGCCGCTTCGCGGCCGAGGTCGTGGCGCCGCGGGCGCGCGAGATCGACGCCAGCGGAGAGTTCCCGATCGCCTACTACCATCAGGCCGGAGAGCTCGGGCTCGCCGGCGTCTGCGTGCCGGAGGAGTTCGGCGGTGCCGGAATGGACATGGTCTCCTACTGCGTCGCGATCGAGGAGATCAGCCGGGTCTGCGCGTCGAGCGGCGTGATCCTGTCGGTCAACAACTCGCTGGTCTGCGATCCGCTGATGCGCTACGCGACCGACGAGCAGAAGCGCGAGTTCCTGACACCGCTCGCCGCCGGCAAGAAGCTGGGTTGCTTCGCGCTGACCGAGCCCGAGGCCGGGAGCGACGCCGCCGCCCTCAAGACGACGGCGAAGCGTGACGGCGAGGACTACATCCTCAACGGCAGCAAGGTCTTCATCACCAACGGTACCCACGCCGATACGGCTCTGGTTTTCGCCACCGTCGATCCGGCGCTGAAGCACCGCGGCATCACGGCTTTCATCGTCGAGATGGACAGTCCCGGGTTCAGCCGCGGTCACCACGAATACAAGCTCGGCGTGCAGGCCTCCGGGACGACGCAGCTCTACTTCGACAATCTCCGGGTGCCGGCGCGGCAGCGGCTGGCAGACGAGGGGAAGGGCTTCGGGGTGGCGATGTCGACGCTCGACGGCGGGCGCATCGGCATCGCGGCGCAGGCGGTCGGCATCGCCCAGGGAGCCTTCGAGGCCGCACTCAAGTACGCCAAGGAGCGCGAGCAGTTCGGGCATCCGATCGCCGACTTCCAGGCGATCCAGTTCTATCTCGCCGACATGGCGATGGAGCTCGACGCCGCGCGCCTCCTGGTCTACAAGGCGGCCTGGGCGAAAGAGAACACCAAGCGCTGCACCCTCGAAGCGGCGCAGGCCAAGCTCTTCGCCTCGGAGATGGCGCAACGGGTGACCAACAAGGCGCTGCAGATCCACGGCGGCTACGGCTACACCCGCGACTACGACGTTGAGCGCTTCTTCCGCGATGCCCGCATCACCGAGATTTACGAGGGAACCAGCGAAATCCAGAAGCTGGTCATTGCCGACTCGATCCTCAAGGGGGGCTGA
- the infB gene encoding translation initiation factor IF-2: MGKIRVTDLATMMGVSHQDLVFKLRSIGVRVEGEEAAVESEILQAILAGKKLASPREVIMDDSAPEGAAAAARRPGVPAPPAPAARRTTALPPLRPTRPRTLIQKVEPKIKTLPASSGDKLLPGAAGAAADPMLAAFAAAEATAQMPSPVATVPGPEGTPGIGADAAPAASGETRPAAAAASPAAPAASMPSMPSMAPMTPMSPTSPAATASATPAQPVGAGTAATLASHTPGAPAGPAARPVRGAVLVHRATEPYRPTPPPPRPGYRPSGPPGSSRPGGPPGSRPGGPPGSRPGGPPGSRPSGPPGSRPPYAGGGAARPPMGGPSRPGGPRPPSSPPPSSPGSSKRGDQRGPDSDKKKSKKGRKTTIEIQTADIRSLRGSLVEIEDVVDQSVVPSGSQAARSRRRKETRGDQDPEVNTIRSGRTLEDGPMVISEGMTLRDFADRLQVKAKDLIALLVQRGTMANINFIIEPEFGIKLVKEFGLEPKVMTFEQEVQSSTAPTKAEADSGAIEKLASRAPVVTIMGHVDHGKTSLLDKIRSSKITEGEFGGITQHIGAYHVDVNNRQIVFLDTPGHEAFTMMRARGARVTDIVVLVVAADDGVMPQTAEAIDHARAAGVPIVVALNKIDKSNANPDRVKQQLADRGLAPEDWGGQTVVVPVSAIKGDGINELLEMILLTADIQDLKANPDRAGQGIVLEARKETGRGIIATVLVQNGTLKVGDVFVAGSTWGRVRSMSDDRGKRANESGPATAAEVTGFTDVPEAGDTFQVVPDEQKARSIVEFRQQETRKKDLVPTGARLSLQQLFSQIEKGEVKDLAVVLKADVQGSLEVLRDAIEKIGTAKVKTTVLHSGVGAITTNDVLLASASKAIIVGFNIRPERNAVELAEKEQVEIRLYTVIYELLDDLRNAMVGLLEPTFKEVSKGRAEVREIYRVPKVGTIAGCHVLDGVIPRAAPVRVIRDGRVVVEGKIVSLKRFKDDASEVRAGFDCGIGLDRFQDMKPGDIIEAFAKEEIAPTLN, encoded by the coding sequence ATGGGAAAGATTCGGGTCACCGACCTCGCGACGATGATGGGCGTGTCACACCAGGACCTGGTGTTCAAGCTGCGTTCCATCGGAGTTCGGGTCGAGGGTGAGGAAGCGGCAGTAGAGAGCGAAATCCTGCAGGCGATCCTTGCCGGAAAGAAGCTGGCCTCGCCGCGCGAAGTCATCATGGACGACTCGGCGCCGGAGGGTGCCGCGGCGGCAGCGCGCCGCCCGGGAGTACCGGCTCCTCCAGCCCCCGCGGCCCGTCGCACGACGGCCCTGCCGCCCCTGCGCCCGACGCGACCCCGCACGCTGATCCAGAAGGTCGAGCCCAAGATCAAGACGCTGCCCGCGAGCTCGGGAGACAAACTCCTGCCGGGCGCAGCGGGTGCTGCCGCCGACCCGATGCTGGCGGCCTTCGCCGCCGCGGAAGCGACGGCACAGATGCCGTCGCCCGTCGCGACAGTGCCGGGCCCGGAGGGTACCCCGGGCATCGGCGCCGACGCCGCACCGGCGGCTTCCGGCGAGACCCGGCCCGCGGCCGCTGCCGCTTCGCCGGCCGCTCCCGCGGCTTCGATGCCTTCGATGCCTTCGATGGCTCCAATGACTCCGATGAGTCCGACATCGCCGGCGGCGACGGCGAGCGCGACACCCGCGCAGCCGGTCGGAGCAGGAACGGCCGCGACGTTGGCCTCGCACACGCCCGGCGCCCCGGCCGGTCCGGCGGCGCGCCCGGTGCGCGGCGCCGTTTTGGTCCATCGCGCGACCGAGCCGTATCGTCCGACACCTCCCCCGCCGCGCCCGGGCTATCGCCCGAGCGGCCCCCCCGGAAGCAGCCGCCCGGGTGGCCCTCCCGGAAGCCGGCCCGGTGGCCCGCCGGGATCGCGTCCCGGTGGCCCTCCCGGATCTCGTCCGAGCGGCCCTCCCGGATCCCGTCCGCCTTACGCCGGCGGTGGCGCCGCCCGCCCGCCGATGGGCGGTCCCAGTCGTCCGGGTGGACCTCGTCCGCCCTCCTCGCCGCCGCCCTCTTCGCCGGGCAGCTCGAAGCGCGGCGACCAGCGCGGTCCCGACAGCGACAAGAAGAAGTCGAAGAAGGGTCGCAAGACCACGATCGAGATCCAGACTGCCGATATACGGAGCCTGCGCGGCTCCCTCGTCGAAATCGAGGACGTCGTCGACCAGTCGGTCGTTCCTTCGGGTTCGCAGGCGGCCCGCAGCCGGCGCCGCAAGGAAACGCGCGGCGACCAGGACCCGGAAGTCAACACGATCCGCAGCGGTCGCACCCTCGAGGATGGACCGATGGTCATCTCCGAGGGCATGACCCTGCGCGACTTCGCCGACCGCCTGCAAGTCAAGGCGAAGGATCTGATCGCCCTGCTCGTGCAGCGCGGCACCATGGCCAACATCAACTTCATCATCGAACCCGAGTTCGGCATCAAGCTGGTGAAGGAGTTCGGTCTGGAGCCCAAGGTCATGACCTTCGAGCAGGAAGTGCAGTCTTCAACGGCGCCGACGAAGGCCGAGGCCGATTCGGGCGCCATCGAGAAGCTCGCATCGCGCGCTCCGGTCGTCACGATCATGGGACACGTCGACCATGGCAAGACGTCGCTGCTCGACAAGATCCGATCCTCGAAGATCACCGAGGGTGAATTCGGCGGCATCACGCAGCACATCGGCGCCTATCACGTGGACGTGAACAACCGGCAGATCGTCTTCCTCGACACTCCCGGTCACGAGGCGTTCACCATGATGCGGGCGCGCGGAGCGCGCGTCACCGACATCGTCGTCTTGGTCGTCGCCGCCGATGACGGCGTCATGCCGCAGACCGCCGAAGCGATCGACCATGCCCGCGCCGCCGGGGTACCGATCGTGGTGGCCCTCAACAAGATCGACAAGTCCAACGCCAACCCCGACCGCGTCAAGCAGCAGCTCGCCGACCGCGGCCTGGCACCCGAGGACTGGGGCGGCCAGACCGTCGTCGTGCCGGTTTCCGCCATCAAGGGTGACGGCATCAACGAGCTGCTCGAGATGATCCTGCTCACCGCCGACATCCAGGATCTGAAGGCGAACCCCGACCGTGCCGGTCAGGGCATCGTGCTCGAAGCGCGCAAGGAGACCGGCCGCGGCATCATCGCGACCGTCCTGGTACAGAACGGCACCCTCAAAGTCGGCGACGTCTTCGTCGCCGGCTCGACCTGGGGCCGCGTGCGTTCGATGAGCGACGATCGCGGCAAGCGCGCGAACGAGTCCGGCCCGGCGACTGCCGCCGAGGTCACCGGATTCACCGACGTTCCCGAGGCCGGCGACACCTTCCAGGTCGTCCCGGACGAGCAGAAGGCGCGCAGCATCGTCGAGTTCCGCCAGCAGGAGACGCGCAAGAAGGACCTCGTCCCCACCGGCGCCCGGCTCTCGCTGCAGCAGCTCTTCAGCCAGATCGAGAAGGGCGAGGTCAAGGACCTGGCCGTGGTCCTCAAGGCCGACGTGCAGGGCTCCCTCGAAGTGCTGCGGGACGCGATCGAGAAGATCGGCACGGCGAAGGTGAAGACCACGGTGCTCCATAGCGGCGTCGGAGCGATCACCACCAACGACGTTCTGCTCGCGTCGGCCTCGAAGGCGATCATCGTCGGGTTCAACATCCGGCCGGAGAGAAACGCCGTCGAGCTCGCCGAGAAGGAGCAGGTGGAGATCCGCCTCTACACGGTGATCTACGAGCTGCTCGACGACCTCCGGAACGCCATGGTCGGGCTGCTCGAACCGACCTTCAAGGAAGTCTCGAAGGGCCGCGCCGAGGTCCGCGAGATCTATCGCGTTCCCAAGGTGGGGACCATCGCCGGCTGCCACGTTCTCGACGGCGTCATCCCGCGAGCCGCCCCCGTGCGGGTGATCCGCGATGGGCGCGTGGTCGTCGAAGGGAAGATCGTCTCGCTCAAGCGTTTCAAGGACGACGCTTCGGAAGTCCGCGCCGGCTTCGACTGCGGCATCGGTCTCGATCGTTTCCAGGACATGAAACCGGGCGACATCATCGAGGCCTTCGCCAAGGAAGAGATCGCTCCGACGCTCAACTAG
- a CDS encoding Do family serine endopeptidase, with product MSSSPHPSRNVTTFGLLFGAVIFGMVLASGLDLSATGAAAPVPVAADAAAAPAGEASAQLRGGPSYLPSFADLAAKVVPSVVAIEAQTIEKADARRIPGHGGSQDPFQFFFGPRGGQPEADPNREYRSDSGGSGFVVSADGYVVTNNHVIEGATKLRVRLEERYYDATVKGTDPATDLALLKIEAGRPLAFLPLGDSDRMRQGDYVMAIGNPLLLDHTVTVGVVSAKGRSIGLTRDSSFENFIQTDAAINRGNSGGPLVNLAGEVIGIATAMNGGAENIGFAVPVSTLKAVLPQLKEKGKVSRGYIGVNITNIDFDRAQAFGLSEAGGALVTQVVDDSPAAKAGVEHGDVVLSVDGRKVKETRDLIDYVSAQGPGKKVELEILRDGKTLRRTVELTERQADAATETETKEDPGSRGFGWLGLEYQDLTPALRQSLGLAGTVEGVMVREVSATSPLYDEGVAEGDLILEVNGQPTPNVKEFEALVGGVPSGSFLRLYLRRISRQAPGGRPVNYFAIVRVP from the coding sequence ATGTCGTCTTCCCCGCATCCGAGCCGAAACGTCACGACCTTTGGCTTGCTCTTCGGAGCCGTGATCTTCGGAATGGTGCTCGCCTCCGGCCTCGATCTTTCCGCGACGGGCGCGGCCGCACCGGTACCCGTGGCCGCCGACGCCGCCGCAGCACCCGCCGGGGAGGCCTCCGCACAGCTGCGCGGCGGGCCCTCCTACCTGCCTTCGTTCGCCGATCTGGCTGCCAAGGTGGTGCCGTCGGTGGTGGCGATCGAGGCCCAGACCATCGAGAAGGCCGATGCGCGGAGAATTCCCGGACACGGCGGTTCGCAGGATCCCTTCCAGTTCTTCTTCGGCCCACGCGGTGGCCAGCCGGAGGCGGACCCGAACCGCGAGTACCGCTCCGACTCTGGCGGCAGCGGCTTCGTCGTGAGCGCCGACGGCTACGTCGTCACCAACAATCACGTGATCGAGGGCGCGACCAAGTTGCGGGTGCGGCTCGAGGAGCGCTACTACGACGCGACGGTCAAGGGCACCGACCCGGCGACCGACCTGGCACTGTTGAAGATCGAGGCCGGGCGCCCACTGGCGTTCCTGCCGCTCGGCGACAGCGACCGGATGCGACAGGGTGACTACGTCATGGCAATCGGCAATCCGCTCCTCCTCGATCACACGGTGACCGTCGGCGTGGTGAGCGCCAAAGGGCGGTCGATCGGCCTGACCCGCGACAGCTCGTTCGAGAACTTCATCCAGACCGACGCCGCCATCAATCGGGGAAACTCGGGCGGCCCACTGGTCAACCTGGCCGGCGAAGTGATCGGTATCGCCACGGCGATGAACGGCGGCGCCGAGAACATCGGTTTCGCGGTGCCGGTCAGCACGCTCAAGGCGGTTCTGCCCCAGCTCAAGGAGAAGGGCAAGGTCAGCCGGGGCTATATCGGCGTGAACATCACCAACATCGACTTCGACCGCGCCCAGGCGTTCGGCCTGTCCGAGGCCGGCGGCGCCCTGGTGACCCAGGTCGTGGACGATTCCCCGGCGGCCAAGGCGGGCGTCGAGCACGGTGACGTCGTCCTGTCGGTGGACGGACGCAAGGTGAAGGAGACGCGCGACCTGATCGACTACGTCTCCGCCCAGGGTCCGGGCAAGAAGGTGGAGCTCGAGATCCTGCGCGACGGCAAGACCCTCCGGCGGACGGTGGAGCTCACCGAGCGCCAGGCCGATGCGGCCACGGAGACCGAGACCAAGGAAGACCCGGGCTCGCGCGGCTTCGGCTGGCTCGGGCTCGAGTACCAGGATCTGACTCCGGCCCTTCGTCAGAGCCTGGGGCTGGCCGGGACGGTCGAGGGCGTGATGGTGCGCGAAGTCTCCGCGACGAGCCCTCTTTACGACGAAGGCGTCGCCGAAGGCGATCTCATCCTCGAGGTCAACGGGCAACCGACGCCCAACGTCAAGGAGTTCGAGGCCCTGGTCGGCGGCGTTCCGTCAGGTTCTTTCCTGCGTCTCTACCTGCGCCGGATCAGCCGGCAGGCGCCGGGGGGCCGACCGGTGAACTACTTCGCGATCGTCCGGGTTCCCTGA
- a CDS encoding ribosome maturation factor RimP produces MAGKGIDPELGAELAEIAAAQGCELLQVEFQAGTLRLILDREEGVRLEDCETVSKLSSALLDVRNFGPGRYTLEVSSPGLDRELYGPRDFARFVGRRARVRFVDPATGKRATIVGRLAGFDETAGEVELVEIESKPDIRLRLQDIQLAKLVIEE; encoded by the coding sequence ATGGCCGGAAAAGGGATCGACCCCGAGCTCGGCGCAGAGTTGGCCGAGATCGCTGCAGCTCAGGGCTGCGAGCTTCTGCAGGTCGAGTTCCAGGCCGGCACTCTGCGCCTCATTCTCGACCGCGAGGAAGGGGTTCGTCTCGAGGATTGCGAGACGGTCTCGAAGCTGAGCTCGGCGTTGCTCGACGTGCGCAATTTCGGGCCCGGCAGGTACACGCTCGAGGTGAGCTCCCCCGGGCTGGATCGCGAGCTCTACGGGCCGCGCGACTTCGCGCGCTTCGTGGGGCGACGGGCACGTGTCCGTTTCGTGGATCCCGCCACGGGTAAGCGTGCCACGATCGTGGGTCGGCTCGCCGGGTTCGACGAAACGGCAGGCGAAGTGGAGTTGGTCGAGATCGAAAGCAAGCCGGATATCCGGCTCAGATTGCAGGACATCCAGCTCGCGAAGCTGGTGATCGAGGAGTAG
- a CDS encoding acyl-CoA dehydrogenase family protein, producing MTVDFSFSEEQDLLRQEIRRFAVERILPGVGERDRTHTFPAELLREVGEMGLLGMLVEDRYGGTGFDPLSYCLAVEEISRICPSIGVTMSVSNSVCCWPIAKFGSEEIKERFLPDLASGRKLGGFCLTEAGSGSDAGAMLSTARRDGNDYVLDGAKVWITNAGVAGTFVVMAKTEPQAGKRGISAFVVDAASPGIQIGRPEAKLGLRASVTAAVTFTECRVPARQLLGAEGSGFKIALATLDHSRLGIAAQAVGMHQRALELAVAYAQERVQFGIAISGHQAIQFQLARMATELAASRALLWHAAASEKSSEAGRLAAEAKAYASEAANRAVWDALQIHGGNGCSEEYEIARLYRDVRVTTIYEGTSEMQRLVIARHLLGT from the coding sequence TTGACGGTCGACTTCTCTTTCTCGGAGGAGCAGGACCTTCTGCGCCAGGAGATCCGCCGGTTCGCCGTCGAACGGATCCTCCCCGGCGTCGGCGAGCGGGACCGTACCCATACCTTCCCGGCGGAGCTGCTGCGCGAGGTGGGGGAGATGGGCCTCCTCGGAATGCTCGTCGAGGACCGCTACGGCGGGACGGGCTTCGACCCGCTCTCCTACTGCCTCGCCGTCGAGGAGATCTCGCGCATCTGCCCGTCGATCGGCGTCACGATGAGCGTCTCGAACTCCGTCTGCTGCTGGCCGATCGCGAAGTTCGGCAGCGAGGAGATCAAGGAGCGGTTCCTGCCGGACCTTGCGAGCGGACGCAAGCTCGGGGGCTTCTGCCTGACCGAAGCCGGTTCGGGAAGCGACGCCGGAGCGATGCTCTCGACCGCCCGGCGGGACGGAAACGACTACGTTCTCGATGGCGCCAAGGTCTGGATCACCAACGCCGGAGTCGCCGGGACCTTCGTCGTCATGGCGAAAACCGAGCCGCAGGCCGGGAAGCGCGGCATCTCGGCATTCGTCGTCGATGCCGCCTCGCCCGGCATCCAGATCGGCCGGCCGGAAGCGAAGCTGGGCCTGCGCGCTTCGGTGACGGCGGCGGTGACCTTCACCGAGTGCCGGGTTCCCGCCCGCCAGCTCCTCGGCGCCGAGGGCAGTGGCTTCAAGATCGCCCTCGCGACGCTCGACCACTCGCGCCTGGGAATCGCGGCGCAGGCGGTGGGCATGCACCAGCGCGCCCTCGAGCTCGCCGTCGCCTACGCGCAAGAGCGGGTGCAGTTCGGCATCGCCATCTCGGGGCACCAGGCGATCCAGTTCCAGCTCGCGCGCATGGCGACCGAGCTCGCCGCGTCGCGCGCGCTCCTCTGGCACGCCGCGGCCTCCGAGAAGAGCTCGGAGGCCGGGCGGCTGGCGGCGGAGGCCAAGGCCTACGCCAGCGAAGCCGCCAACCGGGCCGTCTGGGACGCCCTGCAGATCCACGGTGGCAACGGCTGCAGCGAGGAGTACGAGATCGCCCGGCTCTACCGCGATGTCCGGGTGACGACGATCTACGAAGGCACGAGCGAGATGCAGCGTCTCGTGATCGCCCGGCACCTGCTGGGCACGTGA
- the pyrE gene encoding orotate phosphoribosyltransferase, translating into MTNNGLLGALEACGALRRGHFLLSSGLHSPAYVQCAVLLESPARAAAAGEQIADRLRTLVPDSVLAPALGGVIIGYEVARALGVPFRFAERAGERLALRRGFELSPGERVVIIEDVVTTGKSTIETAALAESAGAVVVGIGSIIDRSAGKHGFAVPFAALLSLDLPTYDPGACPLCQDGSEAIKPGSRPQASPTK; encoded by the coding sequence ATGACGAATAACGGCCTTCTCGGGGCCCTCGAGGCCTGTGGCGCTCTGCGGCGCGGGCACTTCCTGCTCTCCTCGGGCCTGCACTCGCCGGCCTATGTGCAGTGTGCCGTGCTGCTCGAGAGTCCCGCCCGTGCGGCTGCGGCCGGGGAGCAGATCGCCGACCGGCTGCGCACCCTGGTGCCGGATTCGGTGCTGGCGCCGGCGCTGGGCGGGGTGATCATCGGCTACGAAGTGGCCCGGGCCCTGGGGGTGCCGTTCCGATTCGCCGAGCGCGCCGGGGAGCGCCTCGCCCTGCGACGGGGTTTCGAGCTCTCCCCGGGCGAGCGGGTCGTGATCATCGAGGACGTCGTGACCACCGGCAAGTCGACGATCGAGACGGCGGCTCTCGCGGAAAGCGCCGGCGCCGTCGTCGTCGGAATCGGATCGATCATCGACCGGAGCGCCGGAAAACACGGATTCGCCGTGCCGTTCGCGGCGCTGCTGTCCCTGGATCTCCCCACCTACGACCCCGGCGCCTGCCCGCTCTGCCAGGACGGATCCGAGGCGATCAAGCCGGGAAGCCGGCCACAGGCATCCCCGACGAAGTAA
- the nusA gene encoding transcription termination factor NusA gives MAQTQATPEVNLGDVLRQVAREKEIDYERWVQALEDAMASAAKKQHRIKEPVRATWNPETGKFDAWTVKKVVEVVEDATAEWTVDEAQEHKPGAQAGDEILTPLSTEGLGRIAAQSAKQVLYQRVREAEREKVYNEYIDRTGEVVNGTVKRFERGDIIVDLGRTEAVVPRSEQARHERYSQGERIRGVIVEVHKQPKGPQIILSRTDPRLLVKLFEMEVPEIYDGTVMIKAAVRAPGERAKVAVYSRERDVDPVGACVGMKGSRVQSIIRELRGEKIDIIEYSDDLVTFAQSALAPAKITRVSVHHVGALPHLDVIVEDEQLSLAIGKRGQNVRLAAELIGCRIDIKSESDVKDEVAGALARMLQNAFGETPAAPDLDAPLDLTTVPGIGPRTAGLLEGAGFTTVQSLVDATPEMLQEVEGIGPKTAVSILNWAKEQAEKAQVAETAEPFGAGRPMAAESSSSMNDQDFMAALSRAFKESEDRAKVVEDEAQDAATEQSPEGERE, from the coding sequence ATGGCTCAGACACAGGCAACCCCGGAAGTCAATCTTGGAGACGTGCTGCGCCAGGTCGCGCGCGAGAAGGAAATCGACTACGAGCGCTGGGTCCAGGCGCTCGAAGACGCGATGGCCTCGGCAGCCAAGAAGCAGCACCGGATCAAGGAGCCCGTTCGCGCCACTTGGAACCCGGAGACCGGCAAGTTCGACGCCTGGACGGTGAAGAAGGTCGTCGAAGTGGTCGAGGACGCGACGGCCGAGTGGACGGTGGATGAGGCCCAGGAGCACAAGCCCGGCGCCCAGGCCGGAGACGAGATTCTCACCCCCCTCTCCACCGAGGGTCTCGGTCGCATCGCCGCGCAATCCGCCAAGCAGGTCCTCTATCAGCGGGTGCGGGAAGCCGAGCGCGAAAAGGTCTACAACGAATACATCGACCGCACCGGCGAGGTGGTCAACGGCACCGTCAAGCGCTTCGAGCGCGGCGACATCATCGTCGACCTCGGCCGTACGGAGGCCGTGGTGCCGCGCTCCGAGCAGGCGCGCCACGAGCGCTACAGCCAGGGCGAGCGCATCCGCGGCGTCATCGTCGAGGTCCACAAGCAGCCGAAGGGACCACAGATCATCCTGTCGCGCACCGATCCGCGGCTCCTGGTGAAGCTGTTCGAGATGGAAGTCCCCGAAATCTACGACGGCACCGTCATGATCAAGGCCGCCGTGCGCGCTCCCGGCGAGCGCGCCAAGGTCGCGGTCTACAGCCGCGAACGGGACGTCGATCCGGTCGGCGCCTGCGTCGGCATGAAAGGTTCCCGCGTGCAGTCGATCATCCGCGAGCTGCGCGGCGAGAAGATCGACATCATCGAGTACAGCGACGACCTGGTCACCTTCGCCCAGAGCGCGCTCGCGCCCGCCAAGATCACTCGCGTCTCGGTGCATCACGTCGGCGCGCTGCCGCACCTCGACGTCATCGTCGAGGACGAACAGCTCTCGCTCGCCATCGGCAAGCGCGGCCAGAACGTGCGCCTCGCCGCCGAGCTGATCGGCTGCCGCATCGACATCAAGAGCGAATCCGACGTCAAGGACGAGGTCGCCGGAGCCCTCGCCCGCATGCTTCAGAACGCCTTCGGCGAGACGCCGGCCGCGCCCGACCTCGACGCCCCGTTGGACCTCACCACGGTGCCGGGTATCGGACCGCGGACGGCAGGCCTGCTGGAGGGCGCCGGCTTCACCACCGTCCAGTCGCTGGTGGATGCCACCCCGGAGATGCTGCAGGAGGTGGAGGGCATCGGACCGAAGACCGCGGTTTCGATCCTGAACTGGGCCAAGGAGCAGGCAGAGAAGGCCCAGGTCGCGGAGACCGCCGAGCCTTTCGGAGCCGGGCGCCCGATGGCGGCGGAGTCGTCGTCCTCGATGAACGACCAGGACTTCATGGCGGCGCTGTCGCGTGCCTTCAAGGAGTCCGAGGACCGCGCCAAGGTCGTCGAAGACGAAGCCCAGGATGCAGCCACCGAGCAGTCCCCGGAAGGCGAGCGCGAGTAG